ACTCTGGATCTGCCTCGTACTGAGAAATAAAAATGCCGGCAAAACCGGCATTCCTTGTCGCTTACAATTCACGACGTCAATTAATTGTCTCTGAGATCTCGTCAGGTGCATGTGCGGCATTCATATTGCCTGCATCCGTAACGATCAGCGGCATCTCCTCAAGCACAACAGTGTCTGCGATCGTCTGGATCCAATAAGTTCCCGCGCTCGGAAACACGACGTTCACAAAAAAGCTGACATTATCAGTAAATCCGCCGGGTGCGAGTTCGATCGCGGTCGGCTGCGACGTTACGACAAGATTTGATCGGTCCGGCGAAAGGATCCGAACCTCGGTCTGATGATTTCCAGTGCCGGTCCAATGGTTGATCACAGCAAACTTGATCAGGGACACCGGCAGTTTCTCGACCATGATGTTTTGAAAGATACCCATTAGCGAGATCTTGTTTCCCATCTCGATTCGAACGTCGTCGCACAATAACGTGTAAATTAGCTTTAGATTTGCGGTTTGCATTTCGATGTTTGTTTAGAATTCCAATGGGCGTACCTTTCCACGTAACAAACGGCTTGGATAATTTGTTTCGTTCCGGAATTCGATCTTCGGAACGGGCGATCCCGCATCCCAATTCAACGCTCCCCGTTCAGAAAGCAGCCCAAAATATAGACACACCTAAATATTTGCTTTTAATCCGAATCCGGTCAAGGTTATAATTTCATTAAACAGAATTTCGACGATCGGTACCGCCATTATCCGGCGTCTGCTTTTGGGATCGTTCTTACTGTAGTCACCAAGTCTTCGATTATCTGAAATGCTCTACTACGTATTGATAGGACTTTCGCTTGTTTTGACGGGTGTTGCTGGTCTGCAAATGGCCTACATGTTCTATCTCGACCGGTTGGATAAAGACCGAAAGAAACGCTTAAGACACCTCGAACGCAGATGCAAAAGCCTCACGTTGAGGCTCGAGCAGGCTGAATCGAGGATCGAAGAGCTGAACATTGTGCTGGAACTGCATTATCGAGACCAGAACGATGAGGAGCAGTGGGCCGACGTCATCGATGACCGTTAGTCTGCGACCTCGAGTTTGACGATCGTAGCGCCCCAACCGCCGGAAAATTCATCCCCGGATCTGAAACTTCTTACAAACTTTGTATCTCGCAAAACCGACCTCACGATCTCGCGCTGAACTCCGACACCTTTACCGTGAATTATCCGCACGATGGAGAAGCCTCTTTTCCGCGCTTCTTCAAGATATGCCGAAGTAGCCATCTTCACTTCGCTCGGATGGAAAGAATGCAGATCGATCGAATCTGTGATCTCGATATCGACGGTTTCGGGAAATGGGTTTTCTGCGGGATCTTCAACCATCACGCGACATTATAGGTTCGCCAACAGTTCCCCTTATTTCTTGGCGGGCTGCTGGTATTGCGCTACATCTTCAGGCGGCGTCACACGCATACGGTTGCGGTCCCTGAATACTACGAAGCGCTTTTCGTCCATTCGGCCTTCAGGATGCCGAAGCTGAATTGTAAAGGCCTTATTGTCACCCTGCCCGTCCACGCGGAGCGGCAGCGTACCCCACACTTCGCCCTGGGTTCGCCATGCCGTGTAAAAAGATTGATCGTACTTATCAAAAGCAAGAACAAGTATCCCGTCGAAATCAGGCTCGACCCCATCGATCGGTTTTGAAATATTTGTCCGGGTCAGGATCACCCAGTTTCCGGGAGTTGCCGAGCGGTCCGTTGAAACTGTCTTAGCCGCAGATTCAGTATCCAACCGCTGCCAAGTGACAAACTTGCGATTGTTTTGTTGAAAGAAGACTATATCGCTAGGAACACTCAGCTCGACCTGGCGGCCAAACAGCCACCCTGCCGGCGCCGGTGAAACCGATGGATCGAGCCTCACGAGGTACCAAATATCGTACTTTTCATCCAACTTCTCGGGTTCACCAGCGATCCGTGCGGCTTCGATCTCCTCATCCTTGTCTTTTGCGGCCGACTTCTTCTCACCTTTGGCAGCGTCGTCGATATCGGCGACCTCCTGTTTCGGAACAAAATTCCAATCCATGATCTCAAAGGTCGATCCGTTCGCCAATCGAAACAAAACGTTCTCCGGACTCATCTCGGCAGCTAAACGCAGATTCGAGGCCGCACGAAGCTTTCCGGCGGCCTGAGGCGGCTGCTCCTTGAATTGCTCGGCGAGCTTCTGAGATCTCTCGAGCGTTTCGTTGGTGATAACGTTCTGAGCTTCGATCCAGCCCTCAGTGTTTTCCTCGTCTCGCGCCCGCACGCGATACCAAAGCACCTTCTCGAACTCCATCTGATCGATCACGTCAAGCCGATCCCCGCGTTTCACT
The DNA window shown above is from Chloracidobacterium sp. and carries:
- a CDS encoding Smr/MutS family protein; translation: MVEDPAENPFPETVDIEITDSIDLHSFHPSEVKMATSAYLEEARKRGFSIVRIIHGKGVGVQREIVRSVLRDTKFVRSFRSGDEFSGGWGATIVKLEVAD